From the Entelurus aequoreus isolate RoL-2023_Sb linkage group LG24, RoL_Eaeq_v1.1, whole genome shotgun sequence genome, the window gtgcttcacttgttttttgacaccatctgtgatgtggacgcgcatgcagtcatagatcaacaggaacggcgctgcgtgaaaaaagtcacccggtgtcttcgcgtaaacgtctatcaaccactcgctcatcttttcttcagccatccatcccttcgagttagcttttatgatgacgccggctggaaagttctcttttggcaaggtcttccttttgaatatcaccgtgggtggaagtttctggccgttagcatggcaagctacaaccacagtaggacgacttctcattccctgtggtgcgaatattcaccgtacgtgctcccgttgtatccacagtgcggttcacatgaatatcaaaagtcagtggaaccttgtacgcgtgtctcttagtaggagacattttgttgtctttacagaaaaacaaatgaaattaaatatccgcgagcttcttcttctacgggggcgggtgctcaccttggcggttgcttacagtagaagaagaagcgcttcctcttctatgggggcggttgcttaccgtagaagaagaagcacttcctcttttacggggaaaaaagatggcggctgtttaccgtagttgcgagacctaaactttatgaaaataaatatgaatattaatccatatataaggcgcaccgggttattagccgcactgtctgcttttgagaaaaattgtggtttttaggtgcggcttatggtgcggaaaatacggtatgtataaaaATGTACTTGGCAAAAGAACAGCTATAGTGTGGTAGCACCACTCCTTTAACTTTGAGTTCTTCTTTTCGAGTTTGCTTGTTTATCAGTAATAGGGCTTAAAACAGAACATCTGCTCTCAAGGGAGTTGTTCTATAAATATATGAACTGAGATGAGTGTTTATGGCTCCGTCTTTCTAAAGCAATTTCTGACGTACACTTCCTGTTTACGCCATAAATTGGTTGAATATTGTGGCCATGTGTAGTCGACAGTGACTCACCATGCGGTGGATGTGTTGTAGGGCAGCAACGTGGGGCTGTGCCTCTCCCCTCGCAGGCTGTGTCTGGGCTGGTAGTGGCCCGCCATCATGGGCTGAGCCTGGGCCTGTGCTTGGCTCTCCTCCTCCATGGCCCTGTGCCACTGACTGCGCGCCTTCTTTAGCCAGCGGCCCCCGAGACCCCACTTCTCCAAGTAGACCCGGCACAGCTCGTAATTCATTGCCGAGTAATAGAGGAAGTCCAGAGCCAGCAGGACCATGACGAAGAAGCCGTAGATCCACACTCCCACCAGGGCTGTGTAATTACTGCAGGATGGATACGCATGGACAATAACATACTGTACTTTCAAAAGACTTCATCATAATAAACAAACACTGGATGTGAATAAAAccaaaatatatgaaatatagtTAAATATgaatcatataccgtatttttcggattataaatcgctctggagtaacgtcgcaccggccgaaaatgcataataaagaaggaaaaatacatatatacgtcgcactcgagtataagtcgcatttttgggggaaatttatttgatcaaatccaacaccaagaatagacatttcaaaggcaatttaaaataaataaagaatagtgaacaacgggctgaataagtgtacgttatatgacgcataaataaccaactgagaacgtgcctggtatgttaacgtaacatattatggtaacagtcattcaaataactataacatatagaacatgctatacgtttaccaaacaatctgtcactcctgatcgctaaatccgatgaaagcgttgtcgctcctggtacgCGTCGctccctttctttctgctgctcgatcgccgttttctgctgcatatttcactacgtccagcttgtaatctgcagtaaatgatttccttttcggtgccatttttgttcagtccttctcagtttttataagttaccgccaatgttgatataatccattttaatagctacagatgtagcagcagttagcatcccatgacccacaatgcacttctgccatgacgcacaatgcacttctgttatgacccgcccccgccgaattcttattggttgacgtgtgtgacgattgctgacgtgtgtgtgacgattgcggacatttgcttcgtctcttacgcgaatgagctaaataatattatttgatattttacgacaggggtctcaaacacgcggcccgcaggCCAATTGCAGCCCGTGAGacattattttgcggcccccaccttaatatgaaagtttaatgttagtgcggcccgcaagttttaaatgaatggctcttgacagcgttgtgtgcggagctgaaggaatctaccaatcacggtgtggcgagggcgtgccgtgatggcactgccttatgtgtcctctagaaactgtcacggcatcatctttatctccatactaacagcgtaccagcccagacacatgttgtatgaagcttctgcagacacacgcatgttattgcaagacatacttgaggaacagccacacatgtcacactgatggtggtcatattttattttatttattttttaacactgttactaatatgcgacacactgtgaacccacaccaaacaagaatgaaaaacacatttcgggagaacatccgcaccttaacacaacagaacaaatacccagaatcctttccagccctaactcttccgggctacaaaagcACCCCCACTAAACCCAACCCCgcctcctcccaaccccgcccacctcaaccccccccccccccccaacacacacctcaaccccccatctcccgaattcggaggtctcaaggttggcaagtatgcattgacgtcacttgcgtgatgcaagcagagaaacattttgccgcttttccacgacacctgcacacgctcttcctccctccctccctgcctgcctccctcgctcgcccgccctccctccctgcctccctcgctcgcccgcctgctcgcccgcctgctcgctcccccccgttgtaaacagtccgggcggggaagacgagcactccgccgaaggaccgagcgacaatacaaaagtgtggtgcactggaccccagcgctgatactccgacagagagtcgctgggcgaatcatacgtgtaacacgttagtggtgatgttagcccgttcggggctaattgtgctaccatgactgtaaactccacggcgagccccccCCTCCAggcagagacgatttttgatgcaatatttctttgttgagcaaaggggcaccccgacgtgtcttatttcatttaatttaatttcatttttatgtATCTCCTTCAtagatgtgcatctttgatcgatagacaattatacctcaattattcaattatacattcacacaccaatgcctgagaaggagcaggatgaagaaaaatcttatatttttctgcccacttcaacataatacgtagtcttacttaatgatatcatataaaccaacaataacatccaaatataacgaaaacaaacaaaaaaacacaaaaaaacacaagaagtgcaaaacttcatgatgtacaaaccgaacaaaaaaaacaaaataagtaatttcacacctcacaggatgatacaaaacaaatacaaaaccaggcaaaaaataagtaaaataataaatataaagcaaaatgtaaacacttatggctgtccatatgatcttattgttctgtctttatatattttttcaattggaatatatttttacaatcttttatctcattgtaaagagaattccatagttgaacccccaccactgaaatgcacatttgttttaaagttgtccttgaatactgatgttggaaatgaccttttcttctatgctcttcattctcagaagtgatgacaaacattttttgtaaatttgctggtaatgttttacttttagccttaaacatgacacataatgtctgtaactttactagctcctgtaatttcaataaattaaagattaaaaaacccgaattaataaataatatgttagtgtgttctaagtaatctactttatgaataatccttatggcTCTTTTCtcaagttgatacagagaaagttgaatacaaggaatacaatttgaaacgtcattatacaactagacatgctgaggagtatgcaaaataccagggagatgagagagtgaaccgggttgcaaattttaaaaccagtctgctgaggcaacaagatttcgtcaagaaagcaagcgaaaagagcgatgcagcagtcaaagctagctacatggtgagtgagatggttgctagggcgggaaagccattcaaagaaggggaattcattaaaaagtgcatgttagattttttttaagaaatcttttctcgcggcccagcctcacccagtttctgcatccagtggcccccaggtaaattgagtttgagacccctgttttacggtaatgtgttaataatttcacacataagtcgctccggagtatatgtcgcacccctggccaaactatgaaaaaaactgcgatttataatccgaaaaatacggtattaaataCATTAAAGGTCATTAAAAGATgctatgtaaaatacaaaaggacATCTTATAAACTACAAGCATATTAGAAGTATGTCCAATTTGTATTTTACTCAgtcattagatcagtggttcttaaccttgttggaagtaccgaaccccaccagtttcatatgtgcattcactgaacccttctttagtgaaaaataaaatgttttttttttcaaattcaagacaaagtcgtATGTTTTTTTACGGGTGCACAAAAtgaatgtgcatgaacatcaccttgttcagagaacaaaaccaacacagtgcatgaactcacaacaaattacacacctgcaaatcagtgtgacttctgctgttgccatatccataatacgccgatgggagaagtttttatttaaacggtgtgttttgacctcctcggcggaggctccaccgaacccctgaggccaacataccgaacccctagggttcaatcgaacccaggttaagaaccactgcattagatgcTTAATTTTTAGGGAATTttttagggatgtgccgatcagcATGTGGGAAAAAAAAGTAAGTGATCGCCATTGCCCGTTACTGTCGATCTGGCTGACATTGTATTTATTCTTAGTCAaccggctgacaagcggctagaaGCTAATTGTGTGTCTCCATGCACAGTGTGGTGTCGTTCCACTAAGTTAATAATCATCACCTCGATTACGGCAAATGAAGTGTGTTTCCAAGTATCTAAAGCAGGAGTGCCCAAACTGTTTTGCCCTCAGGGGCTAGAGTGAAACCGTGCCAATAAGATGCGGGCCACACTTGGGGCACCCCTGACTTAAAGTATCATTAGAGTACGAGGCTAAATATGTTACACACCAAGAGGAGTATAAGGATCAGGCATACTACTAGCTAATCTAACCGCTGAGTTAGCttaaaacaacaccaaaaaataagtgcttagtaaagtttaagaagtgtagatggaagcaaGTTACAGCAGAAAGACAGGAAACAAATAACTAAACGGATTAATAAGAGTTAAAAAGAGGATAATACTCTAAAAACAACTGTTGGTATGTCAGCATTGTTACAGTCAGTAAGAAGAGAAGAGAGCGgattgatccataaattggtggtgtcgataccaagggtagtatcagggTATGATCGATACTAAAGCGATTAGATTGatacttttatttgatcaaaaattgtttttgttaatgtttacaacttCAGGGAATAACTCCCTGGACACAATAAGACTTTGAGGGGGGTGGGAAACAATTTAAATGAGTAGTTGATACAgtgtttgcttttgtttagttattgggtACTATTGACttagttttgctcaaacaattagtTCCATggatccattttgtaccgcttgtccctctcggggtcacgggggtatTTTAACAATTCTATTTAACGTATTGTCAACCACGATATTAATCTACATTTATACTATGATGTGCTGTTTCTAAGAGTCTCTTGTGTCATATTTAAAGCATTAATATGTCGTAGTTTGGTGTTAAAGTGGCAGTGTCCTTGTGATGGCACTCTGGTTtagaagtagggctgcaacaactaatcgattaaatcgattattaaaatagttgccgattaatttagtcatcgattcgttggatctatgctatgcgcatgtgcagaggtttttttttttttaaataatttttttttttttaatttttttttttttttttaataaacctttatttataaactgcaacatttacaaacagctgagaaacaataaccaaaataagtatggtgccagtatgctgtttttttttcaataaaatactggataggatagaaatgtagtttgtctcttttatcagattattaatcgattaattgaagtaataatcgacagattaatcgattatcaaattaatcgttagttgcagccctatttagAAGTTAAGAATCTGTTGTcaccatggtaatgttgcttcacggaccagccaggacacctctCACATTGTTAGTGTAACAACAATTAACCTTCCTTTGCCGTTTCCTCAGCAGGGCATAACGGATCTGACGCGTGATGTCCTTCAATCAGCTGTTCCTGCATCTCACAACAATATCAACAGGCTGACGCCCATCCAAAGTATGTCAAATGACAGGATTTATTTTCACTTTTCTTCCTGATGACCAATAACAAGaatgtcaaaaataataatgatgatgttaTCACAAACATGTCATTGATGCGATCAGACACAGTCAGAAAAGCTGTTGCTCCATGCCCTGCTTGACTTTTTACGGCAGTTACTGGCGCTTTACGGCACCGAATATAAAAGCAGAGCAAACTAATT encodes:
- the LOC133641937 gene encoding protein shisa-like-1a isoform X1; the protein is MTITSRQSLIFLLLSTAALSAHYRVCEPYADHKGRYHFGFHCPRLSDNKTYMFCCHHNNTAFKYCCNDTEFQMVMQINLTTSVDGYSHNNYTALVGVWIYGFFVMVLLALDFLYYSAMNYELCRVYLEKWGLGGRWLKKARSQWHRAMEEESQAQAQAQPMMAGHYQPRHSLRGERHSPTLLPYNTSTAW
- the LOC133641937 gene encoding protein shisa-like-1a isoform X2, which encodes MTITSRQSLIFLLLSTAALSAHYRVCEPYADHKGRYHFGFHCPRLSDNKTYMFCCHHNNTAFKYCCNDTEFQMVMQINLTTSVDGYSHNNYTALVGVWIYGFFVMVLLALDFLYYSAMNYELCRVYLEKWGLGGRWLKKARSQWHRAMEEESQAQAQAQPMMAGHYQPRHSLRGERHSPTLLPYNTSTA